The following proteins come from a genomic window of Candidatus Zixiibacteriota bacterium:
- a CDS encoding pitrilysin family protein, with protein sequence MKRIASVLIIAVAALLLGAALQAQDVDKLKYPKLNPLVVPEVDKVTLPNGMRLYVLEDHMLPVFRASVRINVGGYLEPADKVGMASMVGEVLRTGGTAKWTGDEIDEMLEGIGGSVETSIDNLSGNASVNVLSEYTDLGLEVLAQILRNPTFDADRVELAKVGQRSNISRRNDDPMTIAMREFRKVVYGPESVYARHPEYMTVNAVNREDMVAFHQQWFHPENIQIAVWGDFDKAEIVEKIKTWFGDWEKGNVTVPPPPEVTYEYDQHVYYAEKSDVNQSNVLVGHLGGKVTDPDYADRIVMNAIFGGSFGSRMFNNVRSKEGLAYATFGSYTANISYPGVFVAFASTKSETTGKAVREIVKQVEGMQTNPPTPDEMRMGKDGYLNSFVFNFDNRAEVVNRLMNYDFYNLPEDFLVQEKEKVEQVTAEAVVEAAKRNLHPEKLRVLVVGNQADFEVPLEDLNMGPVTEIDITIPSGEEKKELAITPENLARGAELLEKAAAAHGGTSAFAAVKTMSVKAQVVISTPQGDFPFPIESTDILPDKSYTVATMMGQKMYDVRDGSKGWKTIAPGQLGDKTEEDILKEKEDQLRDLVMIFSHLKADPYFQAVYEGPGQLDQKAVEWITLVDMQGEPICRLAIDPQTTAVAGRSYWGSGMMGGEGTITETFETMTEAGGIKLPGRVVRMMDGQKMAVVEIQEMTVNADVSPDLFTKPTM encoded by the coding sequence ATGAAACGAATAGCTTCTGTATTGATCATTGCGGTCGCGGCGCTTCTGCTCGGGGCCGCACTGCAGGCTCAGGACGTCGACAAGCTGAAGTATCCCAAGCTCAACCCGCTGGTGGTACCGGAAGTCGACAAGGTGACCCTGCCCAACGGCATGCGCCTCTACGTCCTTGAAGATCATATGCTGCCGGTCTTCCGCGCCTCTGTGCGGATCAATGTCGGCGGCTATCTCGAACCTGCCGACAAGGTCGGCATGGCATCGATGGTCGGTGAGGTGCTCCGCACCGGCGGTACGGCGAAGTGGACCGGCGATGAAATCGACGAAATGCTCGAAGGCATCGGCGGATCCGTGGAAACGTCGATCGACAACCTTTCCGGCAACGCCTCCGTCAATGTCCTCTCCGAGTACACTGATCTGGGGCTCGAAGTCCTCGCCCAGATTCTGCGCAATCCGACCTTTGACGCAGACAGAGTAGAACTGGCGAAAGTCGGACAGCGGTCCAATATCTCCCGCCGTAACGATGACCCCATGACCATCGCAATGCGGGAATTCCGCAAAGTGGTTTACGGTCCGGAGTCCGTGTACGCCCGACACCCGGAATATATGACTGTCAACGCCGTGAATCGCGAGGATATGGTGGCCTTCCACCAGCAGTGGTTCCACCCGGAGAATATCCAGATTGCCGTCTGGGGTGATTTCGACAAAGCCGAGATCGTAGAGAAAATAAAAACCTGGTTCGGTGACTGGGAAAAGGGCAATGTCACCGTCCCGCCGCCGCCCGAAGTCACATACGAATACGACCAGCACGTCTATTACGCTGAAAAGTCCGACGTCAACCAGAGCAACGTCCTCGTCGGACACCTCGGCGGTAAGGTCACCGACCCCGACTACGCCGACCGTATCGTGATGAATGCCATCTTCGGCGGCAGCTTCGGCAGTCGCATGTTCAACAACGTGCGCTCGAAAGAAGGTCTCGCCTACGCCACCTTTGGCTCGTATACGGCAAACATCTCGTACCCGGGCGTTTTCGTCGCCTTTGCGTCGACCAAGTCCGAGACCACCGGCAAGGCGGTCCGAGAAATCGTCAAGCAGGTCGAGGGAATGCAGACGAACCCGCCGACTCCTGACGAGATGCGCATGGGCAAGGACGGCTACCTCAATTCGTTTGTTTTCAACTTCGATAATCGCGCCGAGGTAGTCAACCGCCTCATGAATTATGACTTCTACAATCTCCCCGAAGACTTCCTCGTTCAGGAGAAAGAAAAGGTCGAACAGGTGACCGCCGAAGCGGTGGTTGAAGCCGCCAAGCGCAATCTGCACCCCGAAAAACTCCGGGTGCTCGTGGTCGGAAATCAGGCCGATTTTGAAGTCCCGCTCGAGGACCTCAACATGGGACCGGTTACCGAAATCGACATAACGATCCCATCCGGCGAGGAAAAGAAGGAACTCGCGATCACCCCCGAAAACCTGGCCAGAGGCGCCGAACTCCTGGAGAAAGCCGCTGCTGCGCACGGCGGCACCAGTGCGTTTGCAGCGGTGAAGACGATGTCCGTCAAAGCTCAGGTCGTGATATCGACGCCGCAGGGTGACTTCCCCTTTCCGATCGAGTCCACGGACATTCTCCCCGACAAATCATACACGGTCGCCACGATGATGGGCCAGAAGATGTATGACGTTCGGGACGGATCCAAGGGTTGGAAGACGATCGCCCCTGGCCAACTCGGCGACAAAACCGAAGAGGACATCCTCAAAGAGAAAGAGGATCAGCTGAGGGATCTCGTCATGATCTTCTCTCATCTGAAAGCCGATCCATACTTCCAGGCCGTGTACGAAGGTCCCGGTCAGCTCGACCAGAAAGCGGTCGAATGGATTACCCTGGTCGACATGCAGGGTGAGCCCATCTGCCGTCTGGCGATAGACCCCCAGACAACAGCTGTCGCCGGTCGCAGCTATTGGGGCTCCGGAATGATGGGCGGGGAAGGAACGATCACCGAGACATTTGAAACGATGACCGAGGCCGGCGGCATCAAACTGCCCGGCAGGGTCGTCAGGATGATGGATGGTCAGAAAATGGCCGTCGTGGAGATTCAGGAGATGACGGTGAATGCCGATGTCTCCCCGGATCTCTTCACTAAGCCGACCATGTAA